In the uncultured Methanolobus sp. genome, one interval contains:
- a CDS encoding thioesterase family protein has translation MFKTTVTPRFGDIDGLKHANNIAIAIWFEQARNPVFRLFTPDLDLSYENWKLIMARTEYDYVGEMFYGHDVEIISYISRIGNSSFVVVQEAWQNGTKGAIGRSTIVHYDFMNKKSVPIPDDIRKELEKHLQDEDNSCK, from the coding sequence ATGTTCAAAACAACTGTTACTCCACGATTTGGCGACATAGACGGACTGAAACACGCCAACAACATTGCCATTGCTATATGGTTTGAGCAAGCCAGAAACCCGGTTTTCAGGCTTTTCACACCTGACCTTGACCTGAGCTATGAGAACTGGAAACTCATCATGGCAAGGACAGAATACGATTATGTAGGCGAGATGTTCTACGGACACGATGTTGAGATCATCAGCTACATATCAAGGATAGGAAACTCTTCCTTTGTAGTTGTACAGGAAGCATGGCAAAATGGAACAAAAGGAGCAATCGGCAGGTCAACAATTGTGCACTATGACTTTATGAACAAGAAGTCCGTGCCAATTCCTGATGATATCAGGAAAGAACTTGAAAAACACCTGCAGGATGAAGACAACAGTTGTAAATAA
- a CDS encoding XRE family transcriptional regulator, with translation MADKNILGGKIRQIRETQNMSVEDLANNSNTSTDLINKLEEGALVPSLTPLMQIARALGVRLGTFLDDAPHNGPVVVKSGESDDVVRFSGNCDTCESSTLDFFSLAKDKSDRHMEPFIIDVHPGSGEVNPSSHEGEEFIYVLSGQIEILYGKDSFTLSTGDSIYYDSVISHHVHAVGTEDAKILAVVYAPY, from the coding sequence ATGGCAGATAAGAACATACTTGGTGGTAAAATACGTCAGATACGTGAAACACAGAACATGTCTGTGGAAGATCTGGCAAATAACAGTAATACAAGCACAGACCTGATAAACAAACTCGAAGAGGGAGCACTTGTTCCTTCACTTACACCACTCATGCAGATCGCAAGGGCTCTTGGAGTCCGTCTTGGAACCTTTCTGGATGATGCACCACATAACGGACCGGTTGTTGTTAAAAGCGGTGAATCAGACGATGTGGTAAGATTCTCCGGTAACTGCGATACATGCGAAAGCAGTACACTGGACTTCTTCTCACTGGCTAAAGATAAATCTGACAGACACATGGAACCATTCATTATAGATGTGCATCCAGGGTCAGGTGAAGTAAATCCATCGTCTCACGAAGGTGAGGAATTTATTTATGTTCTTAGCGGCCAGATAGAGATCCTTTACGGAAAAGATAGCTTCACCCTCTCAACCGGTGATAGCATTTACTATGATTCCGTTATATCGCACCATGTACATGCAGTCGGAACCGAAGATGCAAAGATTCTGGCAGTCGTATATGCACCTTATTAA
- a CDS encoding hydantoinase/oxoprolinase family protein, protein MHFGLGIDAGGTYTDAVLIRGSDGMIVDSKKAFTTYPDLQIGIKNVLDSLDQKLLKNVNLVSVSTTLSTNSLLEGTGTSVALIIIGEKPVRTDFPAEFVMCVKGGHDTRGDEACELDVTAVENFVKSTKAKVSAYAVSGYFGVRNPEHEIKVKEIITKMTGMPVVCGHELSQELGAYERAVTAVLNAQLMPITYQFVNSVVKDVCGRDIDARLLMLKCDGSVYNIEDALEKPIETIFSGPAASLLGASYLSKMETCAVIDIGGTSTDVSMLRDGVPEISNSGAVVGGWKTRVRAMKMETSATGGDSHIWVRDLKINVGPRRVLPLCVAATKYPDFLNKLKRSKVVSRSLMDENFQPTKFFVRTDYEASGLNDEESEILSMIANEPVSVSEINSNLRRSVPKGVLDSLIQKRLVQAIGFTPTDALHVLGIYNKWDTQASEAGAVNLARYTTKGKYDLCTHVRELVAKNMGADLMSYILPHHPREIITDLLSDKYPAKFKVKIPVVLLGGPSRAYDNELSSLIDAEVMVPEFADVGNAVGALAGKGVKRIEVMIRPASLENPDEDFLVFSPVGRERFKNYGDAVEFATNLCKELVLDYEIRCGILKQDTKITVSKKTVSPDDWSHPPLETKVIVVGIGNPMMILKE, encoded by the coding sequence ATGCATTTCGGTCTAGGAATAGATGCAGGCGGAACATATACGGACGCAGTGCTCATAAGAGGTTCAGACGGTATGATAGTTGATTCTAAAAAAGCTTTTACCACATATCCTGACCTCCAGATAGGCATAAAGAATGTGCTTGATTCACTGGATCAAAAACTTCTAAAAAATGTGAATCTTGTATCAGTTTCCACAACCCTTTCCACTAATTCACTTCTTGAAGGTACCGGTACTTCAGTTGCTCTTATTATCATAGGCGAAAAACCTGTGCGAACTGATTTCCCGGCTGAGTTCGTAATGTGCGTAAAGGGTGGACACGACACAAGAGGCGATGAAGCCTGTGAGTTGGATGTGACTGCGGTTGAGAATTTCGTTAAGAGTACAAAAGCAAAAGTATCTGCTTATGCAGTTTCAGGATATTTTGGTGTAAGAAACCCGGAACATGAGATCAAAGTAAAAGAGATTATCACAAAAATGACCGGTATGCCGGTTGTGTGTGGTCATGAACTGTCACAGGAACTTGGAGCATATGAACGGGCTGTTACTGCTGTCCTGAATGCACAACTCATGCCTATCACTTACCAGTTCGTAAATTCAGTTGTAAAAGATGTCTGTGGACGTGACATTGATGCACGGCTTTTGATGCTCAAATGTGATGGCTCGGTCTATAACATAGAGGACGCGCTGGAAAAACCAATAGAGACAATATTCTCAGGCCCTGCTGCAAGTCTTCTGGGTGCATCATACCTTTCAAAAATGGAAACATGTGCTGTCATTGATATTGGAGGAACCAGTACTGATGTTTCAATGCTCCGTGATGGAGTTCCTGAGATAAGCAACTCCGGTGCTGTTGTAGGTGGATGGAAAACCCGCGTAAGGGCTATGAAAATGGAAACTTCCGCAACAGGTGGAGATAGTCACATATGGGTGCGGGACTTAAAAATCAATGTGGGACCCAGAAGAGTGCTTCCGTTATGTGTTGCTGCGACAAAATATCCTGATTTCCTGAACAAGCTCAAAAGAAGTAAAGTTGTCTCAAGAAGTCTTATGGATGAGAACTTCCAGCCGACAAAATTCTTTGTCAGGACGGATTACGAAGCTTCAGGTCTTAATGATGAGGAAAGTGAAATCCTCTCGATGATTGCTAATGAGCCTGTATCAGTCTCTGAGATCAACTCCAATCTGCGGAGGAGTGTTCCAAAGGGAGTCCTGGATTCACTCATACAAAAAAGGCTTGTACAGGCAATAGGATTCACACCCACAGATGCTTTGCATGTCCTTGGTATCTACAACAAGTGGGATACTCAGGCTTCTGAGGCCGGTGCTGTGAATCTTGCACGTTATACTACAAAAGGAAAATATGATCTCTGTACGCATGTCCGGGAACTTGTGGCAAAGAATATGGGAGCAGATCTCATGTCCTATATTCTTCCGCATCACCCCCGGGAGATAATCACTGACCTGCTTAGCGATAAATATCCGGCAAAATTTAAGGTGAAGATACCGGTTGTTTTGCTGGGTGGGCCTTCAAGAGCTTATGACAATGAACTCAGTTCTCTTATTGATGCCGAAGTAATGGTTCCTGAATTTGCCGATGTTGGAAATGCAGTCGGTGCACTTGCAGGTAAAGGTGTCAAAAGGATCGAAGTCATGATAAGGCCAGCATCCCTGGAAAATCCGGATGAGGATTTCCTCGTTTTTTCTCCTGTTGGCAGGGAGCGCTTCAAAAATTACGGGGATGCAGTGGAATTTGCAACAAATCTTTGCAAAGAGCTGGTACTTGATTATGAAATACGTTGCGGGATCTTAAAGCAGGATACTAAAATTACTGTATCAAAGAAAACTGTCTCTCCTGATGACTGGTCGCATCCGCCACTGGAGACTAAAGTGATAGTTGTAGGTATCGGCAATCCAATGATGATATTAAAAGAATGA